A section of the Oryza sativa Japonica Group chromosome 1, ASM3414082v1 genome encodes:
- the LOC4325458 gene encoding uncharacterized protein At2g39795, mitochondrial — MALFAAARRAATSTLPLLRASASAAGTTRGAAALLRPLAAAAAARPQPRSMPFSSAPSTRPSSDGELLRIIDAEIKFAEESDDHDRVEEIPDNFPFKISDEKGFNSITLTRTYQGENIEVLVSMPSLVTGDEPDRENEADEDRNEDDQEEETQKAPKSSIPLTVTISKGEEGPSLEFICTAYPDEILIDALSVMPSESGEDEMITYEGPDFNDLDENLQRAFHKYLEMRGITPMATNFLHEYMINKDSREYLIWLRRLKDFVRN; from the exons ATGGCtctcttcgccgccgctcgccgcgccgccacctccaccctccccctcctccgcgcctccgcctccgccgcggggaccacccgcggcgccgccgccctgctccgccccctggccgccgccgccgcggcgcggccgcAGCCTCGCTCGATGCCCTTCTCGTCGGCCCCCTCCACGAGGCCCAGCTCAGATGGCGAGCTCCTCCGCATCATCGACGCCGAGATCAAGTTCGCCGAGGAGAGCGACGACCACGACCGG GTTGAGGAGATTCCTGACAACTTCCCCTTTAAAATTAGTGATGAAAAGGGCTTTAATTCAATTACTCTCACAAGAACTTACCAGGGTGAGAATATTGAGGTTCTAGTTTCCATGCCCAGTCTTGTGACTGGCGATGAACCTGACCGTGAGAATGAGGCTGATGAGGACAGAAACGAGGATGATCAGGAGGAAGAAACTCAGAAGGCCCCAAAATCTAGCATTCCTCTAACTGTCACCATCTCGAAGGGAGAAGAGGGACCAAGCCTTGAATTCATCTGCACTGCCTATCCTGATGAGATCCTCATCGATGCCTTGTCTGTGATGCCATCAGAGAGTGGGGAAGATGAAATGATCACGTATGAGGGCCCTGATTTCAA TGACCTTGATGAAAACCTGCAAAGGGCATTCCACAAGTACCTGGAGATGCGCGGGATTACGCCCATGGCCACAAACTTCCTACACGAGTACATGATCAACAAGGACAGCCGAGAATACCTCATCTGGCTGAGGCGGCTGAAGGATTTTGTTAGGAATTAA